From the genome of Clostridium sp. BNL1100, one region includes:
- a CDS encoding Ger(x)C family spore germination protein, translating to MIKKIILLLLCISMIMTLTTGCWNNRDLSELSILTAMGIDQTDDGKIMVTAQIIKPVDVNSSGAGVSGGGGGGEKSFVTVSNTESTIFAALRSLLAKINKKIFYSSSQVIVFSEELAKSGIKNYVDFILRDHETQFKSLIIVAKGTTAKEIVEQEYGLSKIPGGYIRDTIKNSKSRGFTKEIRLLDMARELATEGRELSIGTIEKTENLTSTEGLAVFQKDKMVGWLDKYETRGYMFITGRAKSGIVEIESPDNPKEIIGIELMKGSSKIEVKASSNNSIEVNVKIKAEGNVGEQQSQPGQSPDKVCKSLSKCLEKQITKECYSAITKCQNEYKSDIFGFGIHVFDKYPKYWGKVTNVWSEQVFPSIQVKVKVDAKINRTGLLSKTIKIR from the coding sequence ATGATTAAAAAAATAATTTTGTTATTGCTATGTATCAGTATGATTATGACTTTAACAACAGGTTGCTGGAACAATAGGGATCTAAGCGAATTGTCTATTCTTACAGCTATGGGAATTGATCAGACTGATGATGGTAAAATAATGGTAACAGCACAGATTATCAAACCTGTAGATGTCAACAGCTCCGGTGCAGGAGTTTCCGGAGGCGGAGGTGGCGGTGAAAAAAGCTTTGTAACTGTAAGCAATACAGAAAGTACTATTTTTGCAGCATTAAGAAGCTTATTAGCCAAAATAAATAAAAAGATATTTTACAGTTCCTCACAAGTTATAGTTTTTAGTGAGGAGCTTGCTAAATCAGGAATTAAAAACTATGTAGATTTCATTCTAAGAGACCATGAAACCCAGTTTAAGTCACTTATTATCGTTGCAAAGGGTACAACCGCAAAGGAAATAGTAGAACAGGAGTATGGGCTTTCAAAAATTCCCGGCGGTTATATAAGAGATACCATAAAGAATTCTAAATCTCGAGGATTTACTAAAGAAATACGGTTGCTGGACATGGCAAGAGAATTGGCAACGGAAGGCCGCGAGCTATCTATTGGTACTATAGAAAAAACTGAAAACTTAACCTCTACTGAAGGTTTGGCTGTTTTTCAAAAGGATAAAATGGTCGGTTGGCTTGACAAGTATGAAACCCGTGGGTATATGTTTATAACAGGCCGTGCTAAGTCAGGAATTGTAGAAATTGAAAGTCCTGATAATCCTAAAGAAATAATCGGAATTGAATTAATGAAGGGTTCTTCCAAAATTGAAGTTAAAGCTTCAAGTAATAATTCTATAGAAGTTAACGTTAAAATCAAAGCGGAAGGCAATGTTGGCGAACAGCAAAGTCAACCGGGACAAAGTCCGGATAAAGTATGTAAATCTCTTAGCAAATGTCTTGAAAAACAAATCACAAAAGAATGTTATAGTGCAATTACTAAATGTCAGAATGAATATAAAAGTGACATATTTGGCTTTGGAATTCACGTGTTTGATAAATATCCAAAATATTGGGGAAAAGTTACAAATGTATGGAGTGAGCAAGTTTTTCCTTCTATTCAGGTAAAAGTAAAAGTAGATGCTAAAATTAACA
- a CDS encoding spore germination protein, with protein sequence MGDIMFSFFKSREPKKPKRAGTEVPEDSENNSNTQIPKSIDKVRGLLNQEFSLCSDFNLREVHLGKLNTRIIIASIEGFFDKAILAENIIEPIINYSGEKSYSSVFTLLSESILSVSDVKELYSFKDCLSGILTGDVVLFIDGQDKAFKIGLKAPEKRAVGEPDTEISIKGSREGFSESLKTNLILLRRRIKNTKFKVESLVLGKQTNTDVAICYIQGIAAPEVVEEVKNRLNRINIDAILATGYMEQFIQDGKMPFFPMVGNSEKPDKVAAKLLEGRVAILADGTPTVLTVPFLMIESFQAQEDYFGEFYFATFMRLLRLMSFFISVYLPGLYVAVTSFHQTIIPFKLMLTMAATREGIPFSSFVEALIMVITFEILREAGLRMPRAIGQAVSIVGAIVLGDAAVSAGIASAPLVIIAALAGICSFIVPPLMKVGAILRIVILIAANILGLLGIGFVTYMFTIYLCGKKSFFVPLLSPFAPFRGESLKDSFIVTPVWSMFNRPRSLTQNQNRKRTTGKTFAPRGSKK encoded by the coding sequence TTGGGTGATATAATGTTTAGTTTTTTTAAATCCAGAGAGCCTAAAAAACCAAAACGTGCGGGTACCGAAGTACCTGAAGATAGTGAAAATAACAGCAATACTCAAATTCCTAAATCTATCGACAAAGTCAGAGGACTGCTGAATCAGGAATTTTCCCTGTGCAGTGACTTTAATCTGCGTGAAGTGCATTTGGGAAAGCTTAATACAAGGATTATCATTGCTTCTATAGAAGGTTTTTTTGACAAGGCAATACTTGCTGAGAATATTATTGAACCTATTATAAATTATTCAGGTGAAAAAAGCTATTCATCGGTTTTTACACTTTTAAGTGAGAGTATATTAAGTGTAAGTGATGTTAAAGAGCTCTATTCCTTTAAAGATTGTTTGAGCGGTATTCTCACAGGGGATGTTGTTTTGTTCATTGACGGACAGGACAAGGCCTTTAAAATAGGATTAAAAGCTCCTGAAAAAAGGGCTGTCGGAGAACCAGACACTGAGATAAGTATTAAAGGCTCAAGAGAAGGCTTTTCAGAAAGTCTCAAGACAAATTTAATTCTGCTTAGGAGAAGAATCAAAAATACTAAATTTAAAGTTGAAAGCCTTGTGTTAGGCAAGCAAACAAATACTGATGTAGCAATTTGCTATATACAAGGTATTGCAGCACCTGAAGTTGTTGAAGAAGTAAAAAACCGTCTTAATAGGATAAATATAGATGCAATCCTTGCTACCGGATATATGGAGCAGTTTATACAAGATGGCAAAATGCCTTTTTTCCCTATGGTAGGAAACAGTGAAAAACCTGATAAGGTTGCAGCTAAACTTCTTGAAGGAAGAGTTGCTATTCTGGCAGACGGAACACCCACGGTACTGACTGTTCCATTCCTGATGATTGAGAGCTTTCAAGCTCAGGAGGACTACTTCGGAGAATTTTATTTTGCGACCTTTATGAGGTTACTAAGATTAATGTCTTTTTTTATATCAGTATACTTGCCGGGCTTATACGTTGCGGTTACAAGCTTTCACCAAACCATAATACCTTTTAAGCTTATGCTGACAATGGCAGCGACCAGAGAAGGAATCCCATTTTCGTCTTTTGTAGAAGCTTTAATTATGGTAATTACTTTTGAAATTCTTCGTGAAGCCGGTCTTCGTATGCCAAGGGCTATAGGTCAGGCAGTTAGCATTGTAGGAGCCATTGTACTTGGAGATGCCGCAGTAAGTGCAGGTATAGCTTCTGCCCCATTGGTTATTATTGCTGCTTTAGCAGGAATTTGCAGTTTTATTGTACCTCCTCTTATGAAAGTAGGAGCAATTTTAAGGATTGTTATATTAATCGCAGCCAATATTCTTGGGTTATTGGGAATAGGCTTTGTTACGTATATGTTTACTATTTATCTGTGCGGAAAGAAATCATTTTTTGTGCCTTTACTCTCCCCATTTGCACCTTTCCGTGGAGAAAGCCTGAAAGATTCCTTTATAGTAACACCTGTATGGTCCATGTTTAACCGCCCCCGTTCATTAACTCAAAACCAGAACCGAAAACGTACAACCGGGAAAACTTTTGCTCCAAGGGGGAGTAAAAAATGA
- a CDS encoding 3D domain-containing protein — translation MTEKDKQKSADIWMFKVLTIALVLTSTLLAFFCIRVNNVVDQYKEKYNNECVQSMLIMKSNQSLTTNTNNYKSQSDELSKLNNDLKKQNEEIKKQLEDLKKQNKQLESTKKELADDNLQLQRSLKKAAAVGVKPQSYKIYSGDNLENNSKRKYLGKFLGTAYTPCAEECGNNKGITSSGQPIVPGVSIAIDNTHWPYGTIFYIKGLGYTIAMDTGSAIKGKNRFDFAVLDKKFAYELGQQYYDVYLVKIGNGKISESIITKPA, via the coding sequence ATGACCGAAAAAGACAAACAAAAGTCTGCAGATATTTGGATGTTCAAGGTATTAACTATAGCTTTGGTATTGACAAGTACTTTACTTGCTTTTTTCTGTATCAGGGTAAACAATGTAGTAGATCAGTACAAAGAAAAATATAATAATGAATGTGTTCAATCCATGCTTATTATGAAATCAAATCAATCATTAACAACAAATACAAATAATTATAAATCTCAAAGTGATGAACTCAGTAAGCTTAACAACGACCTTAAGAAACAAAATGAAGAGATAAAAAAACAGCTTGAAGATTTAAAAAAACAAAATAAGCAATTGGAATCTACAAAGAAAGAACTAGCCGATGATAACCTTCAGCTTCAGAGATCACTTAAAAAGGCAGCAGCGGTGGGTGTAAAACCTCAATCATACAAGATATACAGTGGTGACAATCTCGAAAATAACAGTAAAAGAAAGTATCTTGGGAAATTTCTTGGTACGGCATATACCCCATGTGCTGAGGAATGTGGCAATAACAAGGGGATAACCAGCTCAGGTCAGCCAATAGTACCCGGTGTATCCATAGCAATTGATAACACACATTGGCCTTATGGAACAATATTCTATATTAAAGGATTAGGATATACAATCGCTATGGACACAGGAAGTGCAATAAAAGGTAAAAACAGATTTGATTTCGCAGTATTAGATAAAAAGTTCGCATATGAGCTTGGACAACAATATTATGACGTGTACCTAGTAAAGATAGGAAACGGTAAGATTAGTGAATCTATTATAACCAAACCGGCCTAA
- the dapB gene encoding 4-hydroxy-tetrahydrodipicolinate reductase: protein MKVCISGLGRTGKEIARTILLQNEIQLVSAICSPSSKSLNKDLGEILGMNKTGITVTGSDKLEEVIFRNKPDVVIDFSNPKSALKNALIFSKYRINIVVGTTGFSDYQLKKLYVICRKFKNGIVYAPNITMGVNVLMLLSNLTASLLSNYDFQITELHHKNKLDSPSGTAKKIAGEIQSGLLNKGVVVSNKDIPINSVRAGGVIGKHEVMIVGQDDKIEISHESFSRKAFAQGAVSAAKFIHKKSGYFEMKDVLDLEKVLKTYIENNNRWSSKRHNKYNARPASN from the coding sequence ATGAAAGTTTGTATATCAGGGTTGGGCCGCACCGGAAAGGAAATCGCAAGGACAATATTATTACAAAATGAAATTCAGCTTGTTTCTGCTATATGCAGTCCGAGCAGTAAATCTTTAAATAAGGATTTGGGAGAAATACTTGGAATGAATAAAACAGGAATTACGGTTACCGGATCTGATAAACTGGAGGAAGTAATATTCAGAAATAAACCGGACGTTGTTATTGATTTTTCAAATCCAAAATCAGCATTAAAAAATGCTTTAATTTTCTCAAAATACAGGATAAACATTGTAGTAGGAACCACAGGCTTCTCGGATTATCAGCTTAAAAAGCTTTACGTAATTTGCAGAAAGTTCAAAAACGGCATTGTTTATGCACCAAACATAACTATGGGTGTAAATGTTCTGATGCTGCTGTCAAATCTTACGGCAAGCTTGCTAAGTAATTACGATTTTCAGATCACAGAGTTGCATCATAAAAACAAATTGGATTCACCATCCGGAACGGCGAAAAAAATAGCTGGCGAAATACAGAGTGGTCTTTTAAACAAAGGAGTTGTAGTTTCAAATAAGGACATACCTATAAATTCTGTAAGGGCCGGAGGTGTAATAGGTAAGCATGAAGTAATGATTGTAGGTCAGGACGACAAAATAGAAATCAGTCATGAGTCTTTTTCAAGAAAAGCCTTTGCACAGGGAGCTGTAAGTGCAGCGAAATTTATTCATAAAAAATCTGGGTACTTCGAAATGAAGGATGTCCTTGATTTGGAAAAAGTATTAAAAACTTATATTGAAAATAATAACAGGTGGTCGTCTAAGCGCCACAACAAATATAATGCCAGACCGGCTTCAAATTAA
- a CDS encoding IS1182 family transposase: MQHKNYTEFNGYYQLVLPLNLEMLIPEDDSVRLLSQILEGLNYTKLYKAYSSTGRKPAVDPKTMFKVITYANSNNIYSSRKIETACKRDINFMWLLQGESKPDHSTIARFRKDYLPEAIEDLFYQMVQHLHSIGEVKFENLFVDGTKIEANANRYTFVWKKVVNKNEAKMFEKIKACLEDINQSYLTNFSVSKDSILADLEQVLEYLKDKQKEDNIEFVHGIGKRKTQLQRFTEQFKEFKERQEKYNAHNQLFEGRNSYSKTDTDATFMHMKDDHMRNTQLKPAYNVQIGVESEYVTGIGIFQDRNDIATLIPFLKSMESNLGRCYENVIADSGYESEENYLYLEEKHQKSYIKPQTYEIWKKKSFKKDISKRENMQYDEEKDEYTCHNGKQLKMSGTTHRKSATGYRSEISIYECEDCSNCPYKSKCTKAQGNRKMQVSKTFVKKRQKSYENILTEKGILLRVNRSIQVEGAFGVLKSDYNFSRFLTRGKNSVKTEFILLCFGYNINKLHSKIQNDRCGKELHEVKAC, from the coding sequence ATGCAACATAAAAATTATACCGAATTTAACGGATACTATCAATTAGTTTTGCCTTTAAATTTGGAGATGTTAATACCTGAAGATGATTCTGTCAGACTGTTAAGCCAAATATTGGAGGGATTGAATTACACAAAGTTGTATAAGGCTTACTCTTCTACTGGAAGAAAACCGGCAGTTGACCCAAAGACCATGTTTAAGGTAATAACATATGCAAACTCAAATAACATATACTCAAGTAGAAAAATTGAAACTGCATGTAAAAGAGATATTAATTTCATGTGGTTGCTCCAAGGGGAATCAAAGCCAGATCACTCAACTATAGCCAGATTCCGTAAGGATTATCTTCCAGAGGCAATAGAAGACCTATTCTATCAAATGGTACAGCACCTGCATTCTATCGGAGAAGTTAAATTCGAAAACCTTTTTGTGGATGGTACTAAAATTGAGGCAAATGCAAACCGCTATACCTTTGTATGGAAGAAAGTAGTCAATAAAAACGAAGCAAAGATGTTTGAGAAAATAAAAGCTTGCTTAGAGGATATAAACCAGTCATATTTGACTAACTTTTCAGTATCAAAAGATAGCATATTGGCGGATTTAGAGCAAGTTCTTGAATATTTAAAGGACAAGCAAAAAGAAGATAACATAGAATTTGTTCATGGAATCGGAAAACGTAAAACTCAATTACAAAGATTCACAGAGCAGTTCAAGGAATTTAAAGAACGTCAGGAAAAATACAATGCCCATAACCAGCTGTTCGAGGGGAGAAACAGTTATTCCAAAACGGATACTGATGCAACATTCATGCATATGAAAGATGACCACATGCGTAATACTCAGCTAAAACCTGCCTACAATGTTCAGATTGGAGTTGAAAGCGAGTATGTTACTGGCATTGGAATTTTTCAGGATAGGAATGACATTGCTACACTAATCCCATTTCTAAAAAGTATGGAATCAAACTTAGGTAGATGTTATGAAAACGTAATTGCAGACTCTGGCTATGAGAGCGAAGAAAACTATCTGTATTTGGAAGAAAAGCATCAGAAAAGCTATATAAAACCTCAAACATACGAGATATGGAAGAAGAAAAGCTTCAAGAAAGATATCAGCAAGCGTGAAAATATGCAGTATGATGAAGAGAAAGATGAGTATACGTGCCATAATGGAAAACAATTAAAAATGTCAGGAACAACTCATAGAAAATCAGCAACAGGATATCGTTCCGAGATTAGCATATATGAATGTGAAGATTGCAGTAATTGCCCCTATAAGTCTAAGTGTACAAAAGCCCAAGGAAATCGCAAAATGCAGGTATCTAAGACATTTGTAAAAAAGAGACAAAAATCTTATGAAAACATCTTGACGGAGAAAGGCATTCTTCTAAGGGTAAATCGTTCCATCCAAGTTGAAGGAGCCTTTGGAGTTCTAAAAAGTGATTACAATTTCAGCCGTTTTTTAACACGAGGGAAAAACAGTGTTAAAACCGAATTTATCCTGCTGTGTTTTGGCTATAACATAAACAAATTACACTCCAAAATTCAAAATGACCGATGTGGAAAAGAACTTCATGAAGTAAAAGCCTGCTAA
- a CDS encoding D-alanyl-D-alanine carboxypeptidase family protein, with translation MSKKIISVIVALILILNSFPVFAWTPAESLTSSSVVLMDTVRGQVLFEKNAYKHLSPSVMCKLMTALVTIEKTDLNAKVTISKNAASFNGLNLVVGNQYTVEDLLYAVMLSQGNDAAVALAEYVGDGDIKKFVRYMNTKAKELSLKDTYFVNPTGLYEKAQYTSANDIALLIKVAISNNTFNVIFGARGFGWLNGNNSSILTNQNTLFWSYKGVDGGKLGTNTNPQSFSAVTTASQNDKRLIAVVFNTSKESAFSETAKLFDYGFSKFYTGVLVPKNIPQRSIEVDNVKIDLASKIDVYYTYPVGDSFIKNISFIPNEKLKLPVNAETIAGVLKYTLNDNTVIEVNLYSDKTVSAPEDYRTKIKDIVTENRDLVTIVAILGIIELILIIKNLLKFMFRAKKTRECRKTT, from the coding sequence ATGAGCAAAAAAATAATTTCAGTTATAGTGGCATTAATTTTAATATTAAATAGTTTCCCGGTTTTTGCATGGACGCCGGCTGAAAGTCTTACTTCTAGCTCTGTAGTCCTAATGGATACCGTAAGGGGACAAGTTCTTTTTGAAAAAAATGCTTATAAGCATTTATCACCTTCAGTTATGTGTAAACTTATGACTGCTCTTGTTACCATCGAGAAAACAGATTTAAATGCTAAGGTTACAATCAGTAAAAATGCCGCCAGCTTTAATGGGCTTAATCTTGTGGTGGGAAATCAGTATACTGTTGAGGATTTACTTTATGCCGTAATGCTTTCACAGGGGAATGATGCAGCTGTGGCACTTGCCGAATATGTAGGTGACGGTGATATCAAAAAATTTGTTAGATATATGAATACGAAAGCTAAAGAGCTGTCTTTAAAAGATACATATTTTGTAAATCCAACAGGCCTTTATGAGAAGGCTCAATATACTTCTGCCAATGACATTGCCTTACTTATAAAAGTAGCAATATCAAACAATACTTTTAATGTGATATTTGGTGCTAGAGGTTTTGGCTGGCTCAATGGAAATAATTCTTCCATTTTAACAAACCAAAATACCCTTTTTTGGAGTTATAAAGGCGTTGATGGCGGAAAATTAGGTACAAATACAAACCCCCAGAGCTTTTCCGCTGTTACTACTGCTTCTCAAAATGATAAACGTCTTATTGCTGTGGTATTCAACACCAGTAAAGAAAGTGCTTTTTCCGAGACTGCAAAACTTTTTGATTACGGATTTTCCAAGTTTTATACGGGAGTGCTGGTTCCCAAAAATATCCCTCAAAGAAGTATAGAAGTAGATAATGTTAAGATTGATCTGGCAAGTAAAATTGATGTTTATTACACCTATCCGGTAGGAGACAGTTTTATTAAAAATATAAGCTTTATACCGAATGAAAAGTTGAAACTCCCGGTTAATGCCGAAACTATTGCAGGTGTTTTAAAATACACACTTAATGATAATACTGTAATAGAAGTTAATTTATACTCGGATAAGACTGTATCAGCACCTGAGGATTACAGAACAAAAATCAAAGACATTGTTACCGAAAACAGAGATTTGGTTACAATCGTAGCTATTCTTGGAATTATTGAACTCATTTTGATAATAAAAAATCTTCTAAAATTTATGTTTAGAGCTAAAAAAACAAGGGAGTGTCGCAAAACTACTTAA
- a CDS encoding spore germination protein, with protein sequence MGIVKRLRKYIIYDKKSIKHDFELNEIKSVNCDRAKNAASMDTFDSEEFKNYFEECPGNDEYLEEHVSDEIDNNKSIMKKIYNIPENSDIVYREFNITVQDDNYQAFIVFIDGMTDSSIISNNILQPLMILSNIDIKQEVKDVGEFIFNRLIPFNQLKKVKDFKDVVSNINFGGCAVFVDGLEYAYTADTKKWEHRNVGEPNSETVIRGPQEAFNEQIRANTALLRKILKDKDLTIKGLTVGKRSNTPCAVMYIRDIANESLVREVLKRVKSIKVDYIFDSGELEQLLEDSTFLTAPQIFATERPDTVARMLAQGNIAVILDGSPYVLVMPATITEYLSTPEDINIRFPYVNFIRMIRIIGVIIALLLPGLYIAVTNYHQEMIPTNLLFAIEASREIVPFPTVIEIIIMEFSFELIREAGIRVPGAIGSTIGIVGGLILGQAAVSANLVSPILIIVVAITALGSFSIPSFSMSFSIRIIRFAYIILGSIAGFFGIGLGLLLNSLLLASSKSFGVPFLAPFGPITNGKYSDKLMRKPMWKQEKRPDYLNTKDIIKQPEVSRGWTHGDEGEDGGEDNEK encoded by the coding sequence TTGGGAATTGTAAAGAGACTAAGGAAATACATTATATATGACAAAAAAAGTATAAAACATGACTTTGAATTGAACGAAATAAAGTCGGTAAATTGTGACAGGGCAAAAAACGCTGCTTCTATGGATACATTTGATAGCGAAGAGTTTAAGAATTACTTTGAAGAATGCCCTGGTAATGATGAATATCTTGAAGAGCACGTATCAGACGAAATAGATAATAATAAAAGCATAATGAAAAAAATATATAACATACCTGAAAACAGTGATATTGTATACAGGGAGTTCAATATAACCGTTCAAGATGACAATTATCAGGCTTTTATAGTATTTATTGACGGAATGACGGACAGTAGTATTATAAGTAATAATATCCTTCAGCCTTTAATGATTTTATCAAACATAGATATTAAACAAGAGGTAAAGGATGTAGGAGAATTTATATTCAACAGACTTATACCTTTTAATCAGTTAAAAAAGGTAAAGGATTTTAAAGATGTTGTTAGCAATATAAATTTTGGCGGTTGTGCTGTATTTGTGGATGGATTGGAGTATGCATACACAGCGGATACTAAAAAGTGGGAACACAGGAATGTGGGTGAGCCAAATTCCGAAACTGTCATAAGAGGGCCACAGGAGGCTTTTAATGAACAAATTAGAGCAAATACAGCTCTTTTAAGGAAAATATTAAAGGACAAAGACTTGACAATCAAGGGGCTTACTGTTGGTAAGAGAAGTAATACTCCTTGTGCTGTTATGTATATCCGTGATATTGCAAATGAATCTCTTGTACGTGAAGTATTAAAGAGAGTCAAAAGTATAAAGGTTGATTATATATTTGATTCCGGTGAATTGGAGCAACTATTGGAAGACAGCACTTTTCTGACAGCACCACAGATATTTGCAACAGAAAGACCTGATACTGTTGCAAGAATGCTGGCCCAAGGTAACATAGCCGTTATATTGGACGGAAGTCCATATGTACTTGTGATGCCTGCAACAATAACAGAATACCTTAGTACCCCTGAAGATATAAACATAAGGTTTCCATATGTAAATTTTATACGTATGATAAGAATAATCGGTGTTATCATTGCACTGTTACTACCCGGACTGTATATAGCTGTAACAAATTATCATCAGGAAATGATCCCGACTAATCTTTTATTTGCCATTGAGGCTTCAAGGGAAATCGTTCCCTTTCCAACAGTTATTGAAATAATAATAATGGAATTTTCATTTGAGCTGATAAGAGAAGCGGGTATCAGGGTCCCGGGAGCTATCGGCTCTACAATAGGCATTGTGGGAGGTCTGATTTTAGGACAGGCAGCCGTTTCAGCCAATCTTGTAAGCCCAATACTTATAATAGTAGTAGCTATTACGGCGCTTGGTTCCTTTTCAATACCAAGTTTCTCTATGTCCTTTTCCATAAGAATAATTAGATTTGCTTATATTATATTAGGGTCCATAGCAGGATTTTTTGGGATAGGATTAGGTCTGCTGTTAAATTCCCTGCTGCTTGCATCATCGAAATCTTTTGGAGTACCCTTTCTCGCACCGTTCGGGCCTATTACAAACGGAAAATATTCAGACAAGCTAATGAGAAAGCCTATGTGGAAACAGGAAAAAAGGCCTGACTATCTGAATACAAAGGATATTATCAAGCAGCCTGAAGTAAGCAGAGGTTGGACTCACGGTGATGAAGGTGAGGATGGAGGTGAGGATAATGAGAAATAA
- a CDS encoding GerAB/ArcD/ProY family transporter, translating to MRNNEGFGSWEAICLLINMIFVQVILYFPKDAAGMGGSAGWIIPIAVTIIAYIYFAIATGFYRQHGNLDLLEISEKSAGRIFKIIVGLLAALLLILLEVSLLGEYAHSLKIVSLDKSPLAYILIFFVLGMAAAAYYGIEVVARISAFIVPICVIGFILITIGVIPEYSTDNLFPILGKGIDSVINGSTVSLHIFSPLLLIFFMIPFFKRRNLNRVGYLSITISGLIMFWSTLSFLLTYPYEMAVDKKIPIYQMARLIEIGDYIQRVESVFVLVFSLSSILYMGALFTFIIHIIAKTLDLDRHQPIILPTAVIIYTMTFYKKGLPFHLPGNQMTNILWILALLLPIIVLIISSIKKVDSENEGGQDYE from the coding sequence ATGAGAAATAATGAGGGATTTGGTTCCTGGGAGGCAATCTGTTTACTAATAAATATGATTTTTGTCCAGGTAATATTGTATTTTCCAAAAGATGCTGCAGGTATGGGGGGAAGTGCAGGATGGATTATACCTATAGCAGTAACAATAATTGCCTATATATACTTTGCCATAGCCACTGGGTTTTATAGACAACATGGAAATCTTGATTTACTTGAGATATCGGAAAAGTCTGCAGGAAGAATATTTAAGATAATTGTAGGGCTTTTAGCAGCATTATTACTTATATTACTTGAAGTATCTCTTTTGGGCGAGTACGCACACTCACTGAAAATAGTATCACTTGATAAATCTCCGTTAGCTTATATTCTCATATTTTTTGTGTTGGGGATGGCTGCGGCAGCATATTATGGAATAGAAGTTGTGGCGCGTATAAGTGCCTTTATAGTACCGATATGCGTAATAGGATTTATATTAATAACAATAGGAGTTATCCCGGAATATAGTACAGACAATTTGTTCCCCATCTTGGGAAAAGGTATTGATTCAGTGATTAACGGAAGTACTGTCAGCTTGCACATATTTTCTCCACTGCTGCTAATATTTTTTATGATACCGTTTTTTAAGAGAAGGAATTTAAATCGTGTAGGTTATTTATCAATAACCATATCAGGATTAATAATGTTTTGGTCCACATTATCATTTCTATTGACTTACCCGTATGAAATGGCAGTTGATAAAAAAATACCTATATATCAGATGGCAAGACTTATTGAAATTGGAGATTATATACAAAGAGTGGAATCTGTATTTGTGTTGGTATTTTCATTATCTTCAATATTATACATGGGTGCCTTGTTTACTTTCATAATCCATATAATTGCTAAAACTCTTGATTTGGACAGGCATCAGCCAATTATATTGCCCACTGCAGTAATAATATACACTATGACATTTTATAAAAAGGGACTTCCATTTCACCTACCGGGCAATCAAATGACAAACATACTGTGGATTTTAGCACTTTTGCTGCCGATTATTGTACTGATTATAAGTTCCATAAAAAAAGTAGATTCTGAAAATGAAGGAGGGCAAGACTATGAGTAA